The Nocardia sp. BMG111209 genome includes a window with the following:
- a CDS encoding RNA polymerase sigma factor, with amino-acid sequence MTDVSSPPQPDHELVQRLRAGDLDGLRDLHTEYAPALHAYCVSRLGEYDEADDVVHHTMLTAWSRMVHLREPEALRAWLFAIARNECRRRLGTGTGADSLPNNLARTESDEPGRQISGAGEAG; translated from the coding sequence ATGACCGACGTATCGTCGCCACCGCAGCCGGATCATGAACTCGTGCAACGGCTTCGTGCCGGTGATCTCGACGGACTGCGCGACCTCCACACCGAATACGCCCCCGCACTGCACGCTTACTGCGTGAGCCGGCTCGGCGAATACGACGAAGCCGACGACGTGGTGCACCATACGATGCTGACCGCGTGGTCCCGGATGGTTCACCTCCGTGAGCCCGAGGCGTTGCGCGCCTGGCTGTTCGCGATCGCCCGCAACGAATGCCGTCGCCGGCTCGGCACCGGAACCGGTGCTGATTCCCTGCCGAACAACCTCGCCCGCACCGAGAGTGACGAACCGGGGCGCCAAATATCCGGTGCGGGGGAGGCTGGGTGA
- a CDS encoding tetratricopeptide repeat protein produces the protein METSRSTAGRTAPAVHLAKDHANQVDIGGDVHGGVNISWREAPRPPREPVITNLPGGPRVLVGRDRELREILDVTGPPRRVPICAIDGMPGVGKTALAVRAAHALAERFPDGQYFIDLHGHTPGRRPADPAEVLAEMLAALGVDAADIPPTPTGRRSLWRNLLSGTRTLLVLDDAANRGQVEPLLPSGDGCLTVVTSRRRLLLPDMWPISLAVLGPQAAEALFCTVAGRDPDGIREIVARTAGLCGYLPLAVGLVAGRVAHHPHWTVEDLEDLAAELAAETDRLSVVDSPDEPAVRAAFDLSYRDLPPERRLLFCRSGLHPGPDLEPDAVAALAGVDRRTARRELDALYTDHLLQETGRGRYRLHDLLRGYARTLAESNANADNVIAVDRLLDHYQRTAADADRWLSGRTRPTGTPVTGGDTVFADDAAALRWLRRERANLLACLEYCATTDSARTVALTEHLAELLILDGPWQQARSLHERAAEAAVRLGDEVGAAHARTNLGRVHNLLGDHLPARDAFRMALAVFRRRGDRLHEAAVHSDLGLMSENVGDYAAAADSQQCARARYRELGNRLGEAHTVRRLGGVHQAAGEYRRAADLLAEAGEIYREIGDRLGEAHTLAALGTLRQSTGDHRDAIDLLRQAANSYRTLENPLGEANTLRDLGLLLHIEGRRDDATALHQQAADIYRRLGNRLAEADALTAYGMAQWRTGDFVEAVHRHQHASAIFRESGNRLGEAETLLNLGLVYESIGQHDRAGELHQRALTIFEEIGNRLGVADALGNLGAVRMTQGHNGVAEQLHRQALEIFRELGSRLGEAKALTGLGLVCEGDEDFGTRAARLHRDALDLFRELGHRRGEAETLAALARVHRNAGNYDDATELLTQARDLYRRIGNRVGDVETLNGIGWLLLEAGRRSEALRTFTDALAAADHIHHRLERAHALEGSARCRTIGGDRTTAARHLAEAVTIYRGLGSPEADRAARYLARSSNP, from the coding sequence GTGGAAACGTCTCGTAGTACGGCCGGCCGCACCGCGCCGGCGGTACATCTCGCGAAGGATCACGCGAACCAGGTCGACATCGGCGGAGATGTTCACGGTGGGGTGAACATCTCCTGGCGGGAGGCACCGCGGCCGCCACGGGAGCCGGTCATCACCAATCTGCCGGGCGGGCCACGCGTCCTCGTGGGCCGGGACCGGGAGCTCCGGGAGATTCTCGACGTGACCGGGCCGCCGCGGCGGGTGCCGATCTGCGCGATCGACGGTATGCCGGGGGTCGGGAAGACCGCCTTGGCGGTCCGCGCAGCGCATGCGCTGGCCGAGCGGTTTCCCGACGGGCAGTACTTCATCGATCTGCACGGTCACACCCCGGGCCGGCGGCCGGCGGATCCGGCGGAGGTACTGGCGGAGATGCTGGCCGCGCTGGGGGTGGACGCTGCCGATATTCCGCCGACCCCGACCGGCCGCCGCAGCCTGTGGCGGAATCTGTTGTCCGGGACCAGAACCCTGCTGGTGCTGGACGACGCGGCGAACCGCGGTCAGGTGGAACCGTTGCTGCCGAGCGGGGACGGCTGCCTGACCGTGGTCACCAGCCGCCGCCGGCTGTTGCTGCCGGATATGTGGCCGATATCCCTGGCCGTCCTCGGGCCGCAAGCCGCCGAGGCGCTGTTCTGTACCGTCGCCGGTCGTGATCCGGACGGTATCCGCGAGATCGTCGCGCGCACCGCCGGATTGTGCGGATATCTGCCGCTGGCAGTCGGATTGGTGGCCGGCCGGGTGGCCCACCATCCGCACTGGACGGTCGAGGATCTCGAAGATCTGGCCGCGGAACTCGCGGCGGAAACGGATCGGCTGTCCGTGGTGGACAGCCCCGACGAACCGGCCGTGCGGGCCGCCTTCGATCTCTCGTACCGGGATCTACCGCCCGAGCGGCGACTGTTGTTCTGCCGCTCGGGACTTCACCCCGGCCCCGATCTGGAACCGGACGCGGTCGCCGCGCTGGCCGGAGTGGACCGGCGGACAGCGCGGCGTGAACTCGATGCCCTCTACACCGATCACCTGCTCCAGGAGACCGGTCGCGGCCGGTACCGGCTGCACGATCTGCTCCGCGGGTACGCGCGCACACTCGCCGAATCGAATGCCAACGCCGACAACGTGATTGCCGTCGACCGGCTGCTGGATCACTATCAGCGGACCGCCGCCGACGCCGATCGGTGGTTGTCCGGCCGGACTCGTCCCACCGGGACGCCGGTGACCGGTGGCGACACCGTATTCGCCGACGATGCGGCGGCGCTGCGGTGGCTGCGCCGCGAACGCGCGAATCTGCTCGCCTGTCTGGAGTATTGCGCCACAACGGATTCCGCTCGCACGGTCGCACTCACCGAGCATCTGGCCGAACTGCTGATACTCGACGGACCGTGGCAGCAGGCCCGCTCCCTGCACGAGCGCGCGGCCGAGGCGGCCGTTCGGCTCGGCGACGAGGTCGGCGCGGCCCACGCTCGGACGAATCTCGGCCGGGTACACAACCTGCTCGGCGACCACCTCCCGGCGCGCGATGCGTTCCGGATGGCGCTCGCGGTCTTCCGGCGGCGCGGCGATCGGCTGCACGAGGCCGCCGTGCACAGCGATCTGGGATTGATGAGCGAGAACGTCGGCGACTATGCGGCAGCGGCGGATTCGCAGCAGTGTGCCCGCGCCCGCTACCGGGAACTGGGCAATCGGTTGGGTGAGGCCCACACTGTGCGGCGGCTCGGTGGCGTCCATCAGGCGGCCGGGGAGTACCGCCGGGCCGCGGACCTGCTGGCCGAGGCCGGGGAGATCTACCGGGAGATCGGTGATCGGCTCGGCGAGGCCCATACGCTCGCCGCGCTCGGCACGCTGCGCCAGTCGACCGGAGACCACCGCGATGCGATCGACCTGCTCCGGCAAGCGGCGAACAGCTACCGGACCCTGGAAAACCCACTCGGCGAGGCGAATACGCTGCGCGATCTGGGTCTGCTGCTCCACATCGAGGGCCGCCGCGACGATGCCACAGCGTTGCACCAGCAGGCCGCGGATATTTACCGCCGACTCGGTAACCGCCTCGCCGAGGCCGACGCGCTCACCGCATACGGGATGGCGCAGTGGCGAACCGGTGACTTCGTCGAGGCGGTTCACCGGCATCAGCACGCGTCGGCGATCTTCCGGGAATCCGGAAATCGGCTGGGCGAGGCCGAAACTCTGCTCAACCTCGGTCTGGTCTACGAGAGCATCGGACAGCACGACCGGGCCGGCGAGCTGCATCAGCGGGCACTGACGATATTCGAGGAGATCGGCAACCGGCTCGGTGTGGCCGATGCGCTCGGCAACCTCGGCGCCGTGCGAATGACGCAGGGGCACAATGGGGTAGCCGAACAGCTGCATCGGCAGGCGCTCGAGATCTTCCGGGAGCTCGGCAGCCGGTTGGGCGAGGCGAAAGCCCTGACCGGCCTCGGCCTGGTGTGTGAGGGCGACGAGGATTTCGGCACACGGGCCGCGCGACTGCACCGGGACGCCCTGGACCTCTTCCGGGAACTCGGCCATCGCCGCGGCGAGGCCGAAACCCTCGCCGCGCTGGCCCGCGTGCACCGCAACGCCGGGAATTACGACGACGCGACCGAACTGCTGACGCAGGCGCGGGATCTGTACCGCCGGATCGGCAATCGAGTCGGCGACGTCGAAACGCTCAACGGGATCGGCTGGCTGCTGCTCGAGGCGGGCCGGCGATCCGAAGCACTGCGGACGTTCACCGATGCGCTCGCGGCGGCCGACCACATCCACCACCGACTCGAACGGGCGCACGCGCTCGAAGGATCCGCTCGCTGCCGGACCATCGGCGGCGATCGCACCACCGCGGCCCGCCACTTGGCGGAGGCCGTCACCATCTACCGCGGCCTCGGCTCACCCGAAGCCGACCGCGCCGCACGGTATCTCGCCAGGAGCAGTAATCCATGA